CGTCTCTGGGCTTCCGTTGCGACTATTGAGGTTGATATTCCAGTGGCACAACCTGCCGTGTTGGTGACTGATCTGAATTCGTGCTCCCTGGGATCTGATGTCTAGTGTTCTACGACTGTTACGCTGTCATGTGCTGAGATCATCCCTCCCGTCGAGATGCCTTGCCCGCTTGAGGAGATGCCGCCTCAGTTGGGGCACCCAATCTCCTCCCCTAAGGTCAACAAGAACGGTGGTTTCAATGTGGCGCGCATGATGAAGGCCTTTATCGCACCTTATGAAAATCCAGTGGATGTTGCGGCATCACCTACCATGGTAACGGATTTCATCAACAAGTTTACCTGCATGCCCCAATGTTCTGTGCTCGGAACCCCCTTGCCCCAACAGGTCAAGGCGGTTGCTACACCTCATGCTGTGCAGCGTAGCGGCCGGTTggtcaagaaaaacaaaggttGCACTATTCCGGTGGCCAAGCGGGTTGAGATTAGGCTTGCGGAGGCTTTTGGAGAATTGCCAGatggaaaggaaaaagaggaTGACCCTGAGGAGAGTGCAAAGCAGAGGATGAAGGCATGCTTGGAGATGTACAAGAAGCCGCTCACGCCCAAGGCGATTGAGGCGATTCGTGTCTTGGCTGGTATCAGCGGAAAGGCACAAGTGGACCTCGCCGCGCTTGGGTTCACTTGTGATGATCTATCGACGCTTTCTCAGGAGGTTAATGTATAAGCTTGTGACTCCTGACAGTCATTGTAGAAGTCTCTTTGGTTGTGGGCCTTTGTCGTCGCCAAGGATCAGTTTTATTCAGTTGGAGAGTTGTCGGCACAAGAAGCATTCAAGGGTGGACTGATCGTGCAGGTTGTTTTTGAGATGCACCCTGTAGTGAATTTGGGTTGGGTGCTCTCGTTTCCTGTAGTGAATTTGGGTTTGGGTGTTCTCGTTTCCGGTTCAGATGATGTTACTTAGTATCATCGTTACTTAGGTTGTATTTTCTAGACCCTCTGATTCCTACCTCCAAGctctagtgttttttttcatgtgttttCCCTCTGTTCGGTTTTCGGCCCAGTTTCCCTTATAAACCGGGCCACTTCTTCCGCGGTCGAATTCTTTTCGACCGTTCTTTGGCAATAAATAACCCGCTGAAGgttgtttcgtcaaaaaaaaggGCGGAACAAATCTCAGTTTACAGAATGTCAAAAGAACAAGATACAATCAAAGGAACGGTTCACATCAGTTTTTTAAACATGTCTACCCATCTAGATGATACAACATGGCCAACGACATTTCTTATGTCCGGTGCAGTCTACACTCTACAGAGTACGCTAATACTGTGATCACTCAGCTTAGCCCATGTTGAGGCTCAAGTACTTCAGATTCCAGATGCACCCAGTCAGAACTTCTTGCTGGAAGCTTAGAAAGGCTCTAAAAGGGACATAAAATATATGGCTATCAGCCATCTTCACCAGGGTTCCTAGCCCATCTGATGAAAAGCAAACCAGAGCTCCCGCTGATAGTTCAAAATATCCCTTGGGAGCTTTCACCTGCCTGCCTTCATCTTTCTCAGCTCCCGCAGTATTGCCTTTCTCCTTGCTTCGTCCACATGTTCTAGCCCAGGAATCTTGTTCCCTGCAGACCCAGCTCTCGGGCTTCCAATATTCCGTGATGCGTCACGGCGCTTGTTTCCTCCAGGCACACTTTTTGGTGAGCCGACATTACTTGTGCTGGCAGTGCAGTTTTGATTGTCAACAGGAGACACAACCACTGTCTGTTTGCAGCCGGTATTTTGTTTCAATGGGGTATGTTCTGCTTTCCTTGAGGTACCACTGTGCTGATTTTCCCCGGGGACACTATTTGGTGAGCCAACTTTTCTTGAGTTCGTAGTGCAATTTTGGTTGACAACCGTAGGAATCACAACCACTGTCTGCTCACAGCTGATATCTTGTTTGAATGGGGCATCTCCTTTCTTACCTTCATCAATATTATTTTGTGCTGCCACCCTTCCCTCAGAAACATTGTCAATTCTATCTACAGATTGTTTTTCCAATACCTTGCCATTGGGTTCTCTCTGTTGTATATCTGCAGCGGTTCTATCATTCTCAGCAGTATAATTTTCTGGATGCTTCTCTTTTTTCGCACCAGCAATTCTTGAGTAATGACGAGCGCTAGAAAACCATCTACTGACCTGTCAAAAGAAACTCTAATGAGGGCAAATACAATGGCAACCCGAATTGGAATACAGCtatcataaaaaaaaggtagtgCAGCAAGAAATACATTTGGGAGGAAGAACAGAAGTGGTGGTTAGAACCTGATTGAATGTCAGGCCTAGCTCTTGTGCCAAACTTTCTTTTGTTGGGCGACTAGGATAAGGATCTTTCTCCAAATGCACCTTAAGCTTCTGCAAGAGAAATGGAGGGTCAATGGCATATAATAGTTAACAATTCAATATTTCACGTTTTCGGTATCCGATTAAAATGATAAGAGGTACTCCATTTACTCCAACATGTAAGACGCCTTCACATCCCAAGATTCAAGTTAGACCAATAACATGTAATAAAATGAGATTTATGTGACGCAAAAATGACACCATCCAAATCATATTCAAAATTATCTTCCAATGACTTATTTTTGTCACATAACTCACATTCACtggtctaattgttggtcaaacaTGAACTTGGCTGCATGGGCACCTTACATtttagaacggagggagtgcaCAGTTAGTCATTCTATACCTGATTAATAATAGGACCAAAATGTTTTTTATGGGACGTGCTACTACTACCATTGGAGTAAAGCACTTCACTGCACTGTCCAGTTGAAACACTGCATCGTCCAGTCTGTGGAGTATGCTTATTATTCTGGTGCCCAGCTTGCGGTCTTCTAGAGTGTATTTTCGCAAACTGAAGAGACCCAGCAAGCGAATCTGTTCCACTGTCATCTAGATTTCCATTTGAGGATGTGCTATCTCCAGACCACTCTTCATCATCACTTGAATCAGACATTTCTTTTCCATAAGCCTCCTTCAAATTACAACATGAAATAAATGGATAGGAGTAAGATCAAGGCACACGTGATAAGAGAATCGGAATAGCTTTACTGCATTATGTGGCTTTCCACAAACAGTGGACTGATTCCTAGTCTGAAAGTTTGCAGTTCACAACAAGGTAACAACCTCCAACTGAGCCTAAATGAGATTGTGTGTTGTGACTAGGTAAACTACAGTGCCTAAGAGCAAGACTAAGATAGCTTTTGCCTCTAAATTGTTTTATTCTGTTTAATGAATATGTTATCTCATATTGaatatattttatttcctGTGTGGGGTAGGGCATTGCTCTTCTGGCCAACATGACAAAAATAAACCGACAAAAGGTTTTCAAGTAGGAAACTGAATATAAGAAACACTCATTTATAGTATGGAGAAATGCTGGGAGAAGACATACATCATAAAGCCTTCTGTAATCCAAACGTTCAACTTGTCGCCTACTTGAAACTGGAAGCACCACGTCCTGATCTAGTTCGGTCTCCATAATTATACGATTGTTATCTTCTTGACCAAGTTGATTATCAACAGCGCTGATTTCGATTCCATCAGCATGGTCTGAAGATGAAGGTGGCGAAACTTCATCCTGGCCACAAGATTTAGCAATCTCAGCACAGAAATCATCAGAGTCAGATGTGAAGTCTGACTCCTCTGAGTTAGTTTTGGCCTTCTGGTCTTCGCTGGAAACTGGACCTGCTGGATCGAAGTCATCATCCCCAGAGTCCTCAGAAGGCAAACCAAGGTCATCGACTGtctttttgttctttgatTCAGACCTTTTCTTCATAGAAAGTTCAGAAGCATCAGACGATGTCATAAAATCTGAGTCATCAGAATCTGATACTTCGTCCTCATCCTCTGCAGATGATTTGTTTTCATCCACCATCTGCCCTTCAGCTAAAGCAGGGCTATAATCATTGTCCTCTGAATCATCCGATGGAAGATCGGATGAACCAATCTGATTTGAACCATTCGCAAGCAAAGCTGACTCGGGAAAAACTTTCTGCAGAGAACAAATATAGGCTTATTCTGGAATATAATTCAGTCTCAGTTACCTTGCAATGTAGGACTGTACGGTAATTTACTACTAACAGTGTGGTTCGTAGATTTTTACCTCCCATGAGTCATGAATAGAAAGTGTGCTCCCTTGGAGTTCATTTAGTACATCTATACAATCCAATTTGCAATCACAAGCAGGGCAAAGCCATCCTTCATCCCCCGGAGGAACTAGCAAcaaatgtgattaaatgcatGAGCAACATAGGCCATGATGCTTTCTATatcaagaaaggaaaaaaggacaAAGATATTACTATCTTGTGCCAATAAAGGAGGGTTCAAACATTTCTGATGGAACCCTCTAACGCAGGCTCCATCACAAAGAATGATATCATTTCTTAATGTAACATGCTTTGAACCACATATGGCACAGAAAATCTGCACGGTAAAACATAACATCTATGTATTAAAGTGATAACCATGAGTACATAAAAGTAAGAGAGATGTCAAGAACAAAACGAGATGACCTACATCTTCGCTAGATATTTCTCCCTCAGAATCAAACAAAGATTCTTCAAGCTTTCCCTCAGATAGAAGAGAATCCATATTCTGGAAAGCTTCTCGAATTCTTAACTTGCATCGCAAGATTTCTGCCTTGGCTCGTTGAAGCTCCTTCTCAGGTCTTATCTTTTCCAAGCTACATGGGTTATGTACTTATTAGACAAACGAGTGTAAGAGGGTCCAGAGGCTGAATGGTATCGAAAGAACCACAGAAATACCTATTGGAACATCTAAATTAAAAGGCACGTGACTTTTTATCCAGAGGTTAATGCTTTCCAGATGGCCCCAACAAGTTAAAATAGAGATTTGAGAAATCTAAAATATAGTGATTCAGAGAGACAAACCTTTGACCTTTCCAGCCTTCACTGGCATAAGCTTGAATTAAACTTTGTTCATAGTTCATCCGATTCAAAATGTATCTAACTCGCTGACGAATTTTGATGTGATCATTCTTGGGACTCGCTGCATTCGAGGGCCtgcctcttttcctttttctcgcAGCTGGTTGAAAAGTAGTATTATCATTTACTGGCTCAATTGGTGCCTTAGCCGTCTTTTTTGAGGTAGAGCGAAGCACCCTGGTACTGCTATGTGTGGATCCCAAGATATTTACTGGCTCATTAGGTGTCTTACTCTTGTTTTTTGAGGTAGATTGAAGCACCCTGGCACTCCTATGTGCAGATCTCAAGGGGGTTGCTGGCTCATCAGGTATCCTATTCTTGTTTTTCGAGGTAGACCGAAGCACCCTGGCACTACTATGAGCAGATCTCAAGGGATATGTTTTACTTGCAACTACTTGGGACCCTTTCCTTCCCCTTTTCCCCTTGGCAGGCGAAGAGGCTGTAATATTCCCAATTTTTCCATTGTCCTGAACAAGACCAGAAGCAGATATTTTATCCATGCAAATGATAACCACAGATGGACCTCTTCTGTATAAACTGCCAGACCAGTCTTGTGAGGCTCAAGGAAAACCTTAGCAATTGCTTTCTGGAGGGGGAGATGTGTCGTGGCCTACAACAATAGAATAAACGGACATATGATTATTAACAGCACAAACAAACTGGTAAAAGAAATTGCTCACAAGTGTTTTAAGTACTTGGTTTGGATGGACCTGTCGTTTATCTTATAGTTTACACTAGAGTTCAACTAACACTTAAGTGGTcaaaatatgtactccctccgttccatattaattggcacTAAATCTgtgccaattaatatggaatggagggGGTATAAAATAATGCAAGGGAATGCAGAAACCAAAAGAAAGGACCATGCAACAGCATCCTTTATGTTGGATCTATACACATGTTAGCGTAAAATTAAACTGACGCATCAATTGTGCACAAGCTCTTGATATTCCAAATTGAACTTGACACGGTAAAACAGTGACATGTTGGTATCGCTGAACTATTatagcaaacaaaaaatgaaacagCCATGAAACTACAATGCTGATAGATGTAGAGTTGGCTTGTGTTTTTGATGGAATGCTCTTCGCTGAAGcagctcatttttttttaccgcaACTGAAGCAGCTCATTCTGATTGATATAAAAGAATCTGAGGAGATCACTCCTGTTTTATGGTGTGTGATATGAGTGAATACACGTCACTATCAAAATGGAGGGAGTGTTGAGGTCGCAACCTAACCAAACTCATTATACTTGGGATTAGGAGAACGTGGTTAAAGGCTTCCAAAAAAGAGGGAAAATCAGAGTTGTACTTCTACTGCAAAACGGCATGTGGGGGACTGTAAAAAGCCATAAGGCGAGGCCACAACTCAATTAAACCAAAGCAAGGTAGAAGCAA
The Brachypodium distachyon strain Bd21 chromosome 2, Brachypodium_distachyon_v3.0, whole genome shotgun sequence genome window above contains:
- the LOC100833579 gene encoding homeobox protein HAZ1; this encodes MDKISASGLVQDNGKIGNITASSPAKGKRGRKGSQVVASKTYPLRSAHSSARVLRSTSKNKNRIPDEPATPLRSAHRSARVLQSTSKNKSKTPNEPVNILGSTHSSTRVLRSTSKKTAKAPIEPVNDNTTFQPAARKRKRGRPSNAASPKNDHIKIRQRVRYILNRMNYEQSLIQAYASEGWKGQSLEKIRPEKELQRAKAEILRCKLRIREAFQNMDSLLSEGKLEESLFDSEGEISSEDIFCAICGSKHVTLRNDIILCDGACVRGFHQKCLNPPLLAQDIPPGDEGWLCPACDCKLDCIDVLNELQGSTLSIHDSWEKVFPESALLANGSNQIGSSDLPSDDSEDNDYSPALAEGQMVDENKSSAEDEDEVSDSDDSDFMTSSDASELSMKKRSESKNKKTVDDLGLPSEDSGDDDFDPAGPVSSEDQKAKTNSEESDFTSDSDDFCAEIAKSCGQDEVSPPSSSDHADGIEISAVDNQLGQEDNNRIIMETELDQDVVLPVSSRRQVERLDYRRLYDEAYGKEMSDSSDDEEWSGDSTSSNGNLDDSGTDSLAGSLQFAKIHSRRPQAGHQNNKHTPQTGRCSVSTGQCSEVLYSNGSSSTSHKKHFGPIINQKLKVHLEKDPYPSRPTKESLAQELGLTFNQVSRWFSSARHYSRIAGAKKEKHPENYTAENDRTAADIQQREPNGKVLEKQSVDRIDNVSEGRVAAQNNIDEGKKGDAPFKQDISCEQTVVVIPTVVNQNCTTNSRKVGSPNSVPGENQHSGTSRKAEHTPLKQNTGCKQTVVVSPVDNQNCTASTSNVGSPKSVPGGNKRRDASRNIGSPRAGSAGNKIPGLEHVDEARRKAILRELRKMKAGR